From bacterium:
CTCGGCCAGGGCGGGCACGTCCTCGAGCCGCGCGCGCAGGGGCGGGACGGCGACCGGGTAGACGTTCAGGCGGAAGTAGAGGTCGCGCCGGAAGCGCCCCTGTTCCACCTCTTGCAGCAGGTCGCGGTTGGTGGCGGCGATGATGCGGACCTCGACACTGCGGGTGTGGTCCTCGCCGACGCGTTCGAACTCCCCCTCCTGCAGGACCCGCAGCAGCTTGCCCTGCAGCTCGATCGGGATCTCGCCCACCTCGTCCAGGAACAGCGTGCCGTGGTCGGCGAGCTGGAAGCGCCCCACGCGGTCCCGCACCGCGCCGGTGAACGAGCCGCGGATGTGCCCGAAGAACTCGCTCTCGAACAGTTCGCGGGGGATCGAGGCGCAGTTGACCTTGATCAGCGGGCGCTCGCGTCGGGGGCTGCGCTCGTGGATGGCGCGGGCCACGAGCTCCTTGCCGGTGCCCGACTCGCCCGAAATCAGGACGTTGGCGCCGGTCGGGGCGACCAGCTCGATCTCGTGCAGGAGCCGGAGCATGACGGCGCTGCCGCCGATCATGCCGCTGACCGGCGCGACGGCGCCCACCTCCTCGCGCAGGTACTCGTTCTCCTGCTCGAGGTGCCGCCTCAGCTCCTCCAGCTCGCGGTTGGCGGCGGTCAGCTCGGCGGTGCGCTCGCGGACCTCCTGCTCGAGGTGTTCGCGGTGCCGGCGGTTCTCCTGGAGCAGTTCGGCGCGCTCGAGCGCCCGCCTGACGGCGTGCAGCAGGATCGCGAGGTCTTCCACGGGTTTCAGCAGGTAGT
This genomic window contains:
- a CDS encoding sigma-54 dependent transcriptional regulator, producing the protein MPDTSGPRILVVDDNRQLRRLFALYLEGEGFVIVEADDGRSALEHCARERCDLVLLDLRMPGLDGHEVLARLRAGSPDLPVIVISGTGDVADVIAALRAGATDYLLKPVEDLAILLHAVRRALERAELLQENRRHREHLEQEVRERTAELTAANRELEELRRHLEQENEYLREEVGAVAPVSGMIGGSAVMLRLLHEIELVAPTGANVLISGESGTGKELVARAIHERSPRRERPLIKVNCASIPRELFESEFFGHIRGSFTGAVRDRVGRFQLADHGTLFLDEVGEIPIELQGKLLRVLQEGEFERVGEDHTRSVEVRIIAATNRDLLQEVEQGRFRRDLYFRLNVYPVAVPPLRARLEDVPALAEHFLSLACRRLGAEPPPLRRKHVAQLQAYAWPGNVRELQNTMERAAITSRRGEVSFDLGGPPIATAAAVHEAAAAGDVLTEPQLRGFERENTLRALVAAGWRITGEGGAAELLDLAPSTLSSRIKAFGLTREGS